The stretch of DNA ATTGAACTACCCGATGAAACCTTGTTTTTTTGCTTTCAAAAAAATGGCGACTCAAATAAAAATGCAATCGAAGAATTTCTTTCTGAGTGGACTGTATTTCAGTCTTTTTCAAAGAACATGGAAATACAAAAACCATCCTGTGTATTTTACTGAATTACAGAATGGTTTAACTCTTCCCATCGATTCAATTTTAATAAAAGAGTTTCGTCTAACTTCTTTAAATCCTCGTTCAAGTCCTTCACCTTCAAAAAATCTGTCCGGTGTTTCGCCATATCTTCATGGATTATTTTTTTTTGATTTTCCAACTTTTCAATTTCAGATTCAACGTTTTGAATTTCTTTTTGCGTTTTTGCTAGATTTTTTTTCTTAATCCCTTCTTTACCAAAAGAATAACCATTCTCATTGGAAGGTTTAGACTTTTCTTGATTGTTGGATTTTTTCTGAGCTAAATACTCACTATACGTTCCTGTAAATGTATGAATTCCACCTTGCCCATCAAAAACTAAAAGATGGTCAGCGACCCTATCCATAAAATATCTATCGTGGGAAACTGTAACTACGCATCCCGAAAATCCCATTAAAAACTCTTCCAAAATAGATAAAGTCCGAATATCAAAATCATTCGTAGGCTCATCTAAAATGAGAAAATTCGGATTGTGCATTAAAATCTGAACAAGGTATAGTCTTCGCTTTTCTCCACCAGAAAGTTTTTCAATTAGACTTGATTGCAATTTAGAAGAAAACTGAAATCTCTCTAGCAATTTCGAAGCACTTAACTTTTCTCCATTTTCTAAACTTATATATTCTCCAACGTTTTTTTGGATATATTCCAGAACGCGCATATACAAAGGAAGCTCTATACTAGTTTGATCAAAGTAGCCAATATGAGTATTTACACCGAGACTAACGCTTCCAAAATCTGAATGAACCCTACCTGAGAGAATATTTAAGAATGTAGATTTTCCTACACCATTTGGACCGATGATCCCAAGTTTTTCATAATGTTTGAAAGTATAAGAGAAGGAATTTATCAATTTATTTCCATCAAAACTTTTCGATATATTTGAAACTTCTAATATTTTTTTCCCGACCTTTTTTGGATCCACTTGAAAAGAATAATTTTCCTGAACTGAAAACCTTTCAGTGTTCATTGCACTTATAATTTTATCTGTTCTTGCTTTTTGCTTTGTGCCACGAGCCTTTGGTTGTCGTTTCAGCCACTCCAATTCAACTCGCAGAAAACTTATTCTTTTAGCTTCTTTACGTAAATTAGCATCTTCTATCTCTACTTTTTTTTCTAAATAATAATCGTAATTGCCCTCAAATAAAATTGAATCGGGTATAGAAATTTCAAAAATTTTATCTACAACTAAATCTAAAAAATATCTATCGTGTGTAACGATTAACAATGCCTTGTCTGTCTTGATTAAAAATGACTCTAACCAAAGAATTGTTTCAATATCTAAATGATTTGTTGGCTCGTCTAAAATTAAAAGATTGGAATCATCAATTAAAGTTTGAACTAATTCTACCTTCTTTAACATTCCACCAGACAACTCTGACATTTTTCTGTTCAATCCCTTTATACCAAGCTCTTGGAGGATAGAAGTAATGCGATTTTCATATTGCCATGCGTTATGCGAATCCATTTTCTCCATAATCTTGTGCATTTCTTTTTCTAGGGCTTCGCTTGAATCAACCTCCATTCTCTCGCAGATTTCCATGTATTGCTTGACTAAACCCAAAGCCTGACTCTTACCTTTATAGATATGCCCCAAGATAGAATCCTCAGGATTGAAAGTCGGATTTTGCTCAAGGTAACTAATAGATAAATTTCTATTTCTAAAAATTTCACCATTATCGACTTCTTCCACGCCCAATATCATTCTGAGAAAAGTAGATTTACCTGAGCCATTCACTCCAATGATACCAACTTTTTCTCCTTCGTTCAAACCAAATGTAAGCTCTCGAAAAAGCTCTGTTTCTCCCGATTTCTTGGATATTTTATTGATAGATAATAGATTCATAAATATAAAATTTCACCACTTAGCAAAATGTTCTTCCGCCCAACCTGTTAAGTTTTCCAAATAATACTCCCTCCCTTGAAAATTAATTCTACCTTTATAATGCCCGAATAATTGATGAACCTCTGATTGAATTATTAAAAAATTGGAGACAGCAACTCTCTCATAAAAAGGAGTAAAGACTAAATCAACATTTTTGTAAATCGTCGATTGAATTTTCCATGGCTCCATGAAATTTTTTGTATTGTATGTAAACTGTAAAGGCTCTTTGATTTTTTCTAATTTCCCATCTAAGCATATTGAGTTTTCAGAAATTCCAGTATTGTCAGTCCATTTGGCTCCAAGATTTAGACCGATTAATGCGTTATCCGACATACCTGATACACCTCCCCAATTCCAAGAAATACTCCGAGGCCAAATCCCCCTACCAAAATCCAAACACCCAAGAGTCTCGTCTTTTCTAAACTGTATTTTCTTTTCACCGTGAATAAAATATCCTTCAGTAGGGAGAGTGTGGTGTTTGGAAGTAAACTGAAATTGTGAATCGCTCCAAGGGACTACAACGTTTAATGTTTCGTGGTTTTTAGGGTTGTGTACCTTGAGCTCAGATTTTAAAGGCTTCCCTATGAAATCTTTCCAATCTATTTTCAATTCTGTGTAACCATTTTTGGGTAACATCTCTACAGTGCACTTTTTAGATTTATAGACTGCATCGTCACCCACCCTCTCCCCCATTTTTAAATTTAAACCAAAAGAAATCAAAATAGAATCTTCAAAAAATTCCTTAGTCTTATAATTCAAGTAGTAAGCAAAGACCATCCCTGAATAATCCAAATCAGTAAGAGTAATTGAAAACATATAGTCTTTGCCAACCACACACCAATAATTCCACTTTTTCTTTCGTAGCCAATTTCCAGATAAATTTGAAACTTGCAAAGGATTTCTTGACCATCCGACAGAATCCCAATTCAATAACCCATTCTTATTGCAAAGAAAAACTTCCTCTTTGATTTCTCTTTCTTCAAATTGATTTGTATGATTATTTTGATTCATAAGCTCTCACCCCATTGCACTTTTTCTAAAAAAATTCATCGTAAAAATAATGTCGAAAATCTCAATCCCTTATTTCCCATTTCCATAAAATTTCACATAAGCTAAACACAAAAACTCATTTGCATTTATTTGGAAAAATAAAACAATGAAATTCTAAAGGAAACAAAATGATAGATAGATACAGCAATCCTGAAATTGCACAAATTTGGGAGTTAGAAAATAAATTCAAAATCTGGACTGAGATAGAAATTCTTGCTTGTGAAGCGAGGTTTAACAAAGGAGAAATTCCTGAGAAAGATTTTTTTGACATAAAATCTAAAGCTAAATTTAACGTTGCAGAAATTTTAGAATTAGAAGAAAAACTGCAACACGATGTTATTGCCTTTCTTACGAATTTAGGCTCTTACATTGGGGATGCGTCACGCCACGTTCACTATGGGTTAACCTCTTCTGATATTGGAGATACTGCGCTTTGCATCCAAATGGTTCAAGCCGTTGATATAATAATAGATCGAGTAAATACTTTGATTGATACTACCGCAGAAAAGGCAAAAGAATATAGAGACCTCCCTTGCATCGGTCGATCGCACGGAATCCACGCCGAGCCGATGACTTTAGGATTAAAGTTTGCATTATTCTATTCTGAGATGAAACGAAATTTAGAAAGACTAAAGACTGCAAAAAATGAAATTGCAGTAGGAAAATTTTCTGGTGCTGTTGGCACATACTCCAATATAGATCCTGAAATCGAAAAATATATTTGTGATAAATTGGGATTAGAAGTTGATCCTATCACTACTCAGGTAATCACCAGAGATCGACACGCAAATTATATGAGTGCAATTGCAATTACTGCATCCTCTTTGGATAGAATGGCTACTGAGATTCGACTTCTACAAAAAACGGAAGGCAGAGAAGTAGAAGAGCCTTTTGCAAAAGGTCAAAAAGGGTCATCAGCCATGCCCCATAAAAGAAATCCTGTAGTGTGCGAAAGAATTTCAGGAATTGCACGGGTCATTCGTTCCAATGTAAATGTTTCTTTTCAAAATATGCCTCTTTGGCACGAGAGAGATATTTCTCATTCTTCGGCAGAGAGAATCATTTTACCTGATTCCACTATTGCTTTAGAGTATATACTCGTAAAGATGAATCATGTACTAAAAAATCTTCATGTCTATCCCGATGCAACAAAAAGAACGTTAGACGTTACACGTGGACTTATTTTTTCGCAAAAAGCCATGCTCTACTTAATCGAAAAAGGAAATCTATCTCGCGAAAAAGCCTACGAGAAAATACAATCTCACGCAATGGCAGTTTGGGGAGACTCAAAAGAAAATTTACGAGACAGGTTGTCAAAAGACTCTGAAATTTCTTCTATTCTAAATTCAACTGCCTTAGATAAAATTTTTGATATAAAACCATATCTTGAAAGAGTTGAATTTATTTTTGCAAGACTTGGGCTATAACCTATTTTACAAATCCTCCAGAAAACAAAATATAAGCTCCACCTATCAGCTGAATAGGAGAAGTGATTATATCTAACGGAACTGTAATAATAAACCCAAGATAATAAAGAGTATTCTTAAAATAATAAGTAGGAGTGTCTCTTACAACCCATTTGAGATCGTCAGAATACAATTGAACAGTTCTTGGCATGAAATTTTTTTCAAAAATTTCAGGATCAGTTTTTTTTCTTTCAATAATAACATATTGTATCCTGCTGCTTAACTCACTCATAAAAATAAGGACTATCTCATCTCTAATATCTTCTTTGTTAATACCCACTGAAATCAAATTTCTTTCAGGGATTTTTTTATTCTCATCAAATAGGTTAAGTCCAACCCTATATAGTAAAAATGAGATTCTTTTCTCTTTTGAAGAAGGATCTGCCTCGGTAATTTTATACTTTTTCTCATCGTGGTTAATACGATAAGAAATTATCCTTCCCTTTCCTTCTAAAACATTTTCAAATTGAACTACTATCTCTCCATTCTTGGAGAAAGAATCAACCTCTTTCCCAAGTGTCACTGGCTTTACTTTCCCATATTCATTTTGCGAATACGAGTAGTGAACTGGATCAAACCTCTTAGAGTATGATGAGGAAATACAATTTGTGAAAATGAGAATTAATAAAAATAAATATTTTTTCATTTCTTTACCGCATAAAAATAAACTTTTGAATTTTCGGGAAGCATATTAATAGAATGGCCAAGTCTGTTGATTTGAAATTTATCATCAAATAAAAAAAAACTCAATAGTGTTCTGCCGTAATTGAAGCTTGAATCCGGTTGAGGTTTTGGATCGGTTAAAATTTGTTTTTCTGATTTTAGAGAGCTAAGATAATTATTAGATGGGAAGTCCTCCGTAAAAAAATAAATCTTTGGGCTTTTCTTTGGATATACTCCTCCAAAATCATCTTCATTTACTGAACTCCAATCAGGAGTAATTCCAAACTGGTTCTTGTATTTTCCCTTTATCTTAATCTCTATCTGACTTCCAAAGCTCTTAATCTTATCGCAAGATTTTTTTTCACATTGGCTAAATATATAAATCAACTCAGATTCTGTAGGCAAACGATAAACAGCTTTTTTTCCAAAATCGTTCATAGACATTGCATCAAGAAACAAAACAGCGTCCTTGAATAACAAATTCTCTGCCGGACATTCAGGGCATTTTTCAGGATATTCTGACCAAGGAGAAAATTTTTCGTCACCAATAATTTTTTCCCACACCATTCTTGTAATCGGTTTAGAAGAAATATGAAAACCGGATATCTTTACAGTAACCACATCTTTGTCAGAATGAATCTCTTTCTTATTGACCCTATTAAATTGGTTGTAGTAAGAATTATCAAATTGAAATTCACCTTGTGGAATTTTTACAAAATCAATACTGAAATCTTTCTTTTTTTCAGCGAAAGTTTGGCTTACGAATAAAAAGCAAATTAACGTAAAAAGAGTTATTTTTTTATTTTTCAATTTCATCTTTCCAAAATATATTCAGATAAAACTATATACAAGCGGTTAATTTTCTGATAAGATCTTTTTTGTATTTCTTCTTTTAATAGCTATGATAATACCGCTCAAAACTATCAGAATAGTTCCTAAAATCTGAAACTTATTTGGTACATGATTTCCAAAGAAAAACTCTAAAACAAGAGCAAACACTACATAAGAATAACCAAGTGCAGAGGCTTCCGATGCCGGTAAATACACATACCCCTTAGTCAGAAAAATTTGTCCAAGCATTGCAAAGAGACCGATAGAAAGAATTAATACGAAATCAGTCTCACTTCTCGGTAAAGAGATAGAGGGACTTCCTAACTTAGAATACCAACTGCCAAGCTGGAAAAATTTTAACACAAAAGGCACTGCACTACCAAGAATACAAAACGAGAGAACGATTGTTCGTGGATTATAAATTCCCCTCATCTCACGAAGAGAATTGTAAGAGTATGCCGTTGAAATCCCACATAAAATCCCAGCAATACCAAAATCGAAAAAATGTTCGGCAGATATTTGAAATGTAAAAAGTATTCCGATAAATCCAACTACGATAGATAGAATGGTTTTCAAATCAGGCTTTTCTGATTTTTTTAAGATTTCAAATAGAGTAAGATAAATCGGTGAGGTTTGCACAGAAATTACAGCAAGCCCCAATGAATGGTTTTGAATCAGATAAAAAAATAAAAATAGAGAAAAAGTGCCTGAAAGCCCTCTCGATATAAGAAAAAATTTCTTTCCACCCTTCTCAGAAATTTTCTTTGCAATAAATTTATCATAGATAAACAAAGGAGTAAGCACAACCACTGCAAAAAAACTTCTATAAAATACATTGTCCCAAGAGCTGACTTCTTTTCCTCTAAATTTTGCAAGTAACCCCATCACACTGAATAAAAATGATGAGGACAAAATCAAATATACTCCTTTCAAATTAGTATTCCGGTAAATCGGGAGCCACATCCCGAATATAGGAAAGTATTCCTCCTTCAAGGTGAGATACTTTCTTGAAACCTGTTTCTAATAAAATCTCTACCCCTGTAATCGAACGTACGCCAGATTTGCAATACACAACAATTTCAGTGTCTAAAAGAATATTTTCTGTGAGTTCAGAGATTCTACTCTTCAATAATTTTACAGGGATAAGAAAATCTGTTCCATGAATTGTACATATTTCGCTTTCGTTTTCATTTCTAACATCCAGCAAAATAAAAGAGACCCCACCCGTATCTCTTTCGTCTAACTTCCTTTTCAATTCTAACGCTGAAATTTCAAGTATTTGACTCATGGCCTTTTCTCTTGCAGATTTTCTAACTCTTCACTAAGCGCTTCCCATTTTGCAGAATGTGAGTTGAGATTTTTTTTGACTTCACTATAATTGTCTAACTCAGTTTGGTAACTTCTATTCTTATAAAACCCTGGATCCGCAAGTAGCTCTTCTAATCGGACTTTATTTTTTTCTAAAAGTGAAATCTTTCCTTCCAATTCCGAAATTTCTTTCTGAATTTTTTTTATTCTATTCTTATCTTGAGACTTTGGTTTGTCTGGCTTTGGGTTATAATTTTTTGGTTCTTCGTAAACCCCTTCTTTATGAAATTTCAAATAGTCATCGAAGGAACAATTCAAATTTTTTAATTCTCCACCAATCAGCTCGAAAGTTCTTGAGCATAAACCTTTTAAAAAATCAGGATCGTGGCTGATAATTAACACACTACCCGGAAAATCTGCGAGTGCCCTTTTTAAAGCATCTCGTGTCACCATATCTAAGTGGTTTGTTGGCTCGTCCAACAACAAACAATTGGAAGGACTCAGTACCATAAGAGCCAACCGGAGTCTTGATTGCTCTCCACCGGACATTGATTTTACTTTTTTAAACACCAAGTCATCCGAAAATGCAAAATGCCCCAAAATATCTCGAATAGATTCTTCTGAGATTTCTGGAAATTTCTTCTGAACGCTTTCCAACATATTGAGTTCAGAATTTAGCTCTTCTCCATGCGTTTGCGAAAAATACCCTATTGAAGTTTTTGGTCCATAATAAATCGACCCTGAAGATAGTTTGGATTTTTTCCCAAGTGCGCGAAGAAGTGTAGATTTGCCGGCACCATTTGGACCGACTAAGGCAATCTTTTCGCCTGAAGAAACTTCCATAGAAGCATTTTGAAATATTGGTTTAGAATTTTCAGAATATCGAAAAGAGCCATCTTCCAAACGAAAAGAAATTTTCCCGTCCGGAGTAAAACGAAAATTATAATCCGGTTTTTTATTCCAGAAAAGTTCTTCCGGGTTTTCTACCTTTTCCCTTTTGTCTAATTTTTTTATAGCGCTCTGAACTTGTCTGGCTTTAGTCGCTTTAGAGCGAAATCTCTCTATCCATTCTGATCTTTTTTTTAAGTAGGATTCTTCCTTTTTGAATTGCTCTTTTAATTTTGCGTGAATTTCATTTTTTTCTTCAAGGAACTCGTCTAACGTCCCTGTAAATTCTGTTACACCTTTTTTGGAAATTTCAACAATTGTATTTGTAGTTCTATTTAAAAAATCCGGGTCGTGAGTAACCAATACAAACGCGATACGAATTGACTTCAAATATTCTGAAAGCCATTCCTTGGACGCATCGTCTAAATGATTTGTAGGCTCATCCAACAAAAGTAGATTGTGAGGGTTTAAGAGTGCTATTGCAAGCGCAAGTCTGTGCTTGAATCCGGGCGAAAAATCACCTATTTTCTTTTCAAAAAATTCATCTTTGTATCCAAGACCTGACAAAATTTTTTTTGCACTGACTTCCAACTCGTGCAATCTGTGCGAATTGGCAAAATCTTCCAATTCACTTTGATCATGCAAAAGAATTTCAAATTCTTTACTATCCAAATCTATCGTTTCAAATCTACTATCAATTTGTTTTTTTTTTGCAGAATATTCCTTGTACAAAATATTTTCTTCAAGAGCAGTTTCTAATACTGTTCTATTAGAGTCAAATTCTGGGATTTGTTGAAATAAGGATATTGCTGTATTTTTAGGACGAATCACCTCGCCACTGTCCGGGGAGATTTTCCCAATCGCCATTTGAAAAAGCGTAGTCTTACCGGCACCATTTGGCCCCACTAAGGCTATTTTTTGATTGGGCTTTATATGCCATGAAAAATCCTCAAATAGAATATTTGAGGCATATTGATGGCTGATTGAAATAAACTGAAGCAATCTAAATGGAGGTGTATCTTATTTTTTAGAAAGTTCCGCCTTTCTTTGAACAAGATGTTGGACATATTTGCTTTTTTCGCCTACCATAGTTTCGGTAGATTTTTTTAGAGCTGAATCAATTTCCTGAATGCTCATTTTTGAGATCTTCTTATTCTTCTTTTTTTCCTGATTTTCTTCCGCCATACAATTCTCCTTAGCTTAAAAGACATTTTTTCTAAAATGACAAATTTTTCAATCTAAATAATTTGCCTACATACAAAATCTACACAAAATCGTTTTGCAGCTTTCCAATTCAAAAACTTTGAATTAACAAGATTTTCCATACAACGAATTTACTTATTCGAAAGCAAGATTTCTATAAAATTCCAATTATCAAGATTATATTGAAATTGAATCAAAACAGGTCGAATTCCAAGTTGTCAGAAAATATATTCTTATATTATGTTTTTTTCAGAAAAAAATTAAATCTTTTCAAAAAAAAAACAGTCTAAATAATCGATAGTTTAACATTAAACTATTTATTGCAAGGAGTTTTTATGGTAGAACGAAAAATCAAAAAGACACTAAGAGGACAAAAAACATCTGATGGTGCAGGAGTGAAACTAACCAGACTTTTGGGTTACAATACTACAGAGCTTTTTGACCCATTTTTACTCATGGATCATTTTGGTTCCGATAACCCCAACGACTACATCTCTGGATTTCCTTTTCATCCCCATAGAGGAATAGAAACTGTCACCTACATGCTCTCCGGCAAGATGGAACACCAAGACCATCTGGGAAATAAAGGAGAAATTGGAGCAGGAGACATTCAATGGATGACTGCGGGCAAAGGAATTCTTCACCAAGAAATGCCTAAACTCGAAGGAGGGAAACTATCTGGATTCCAATTGTGGCTCAACCTCCCTGCTACTCATAAAATGATGTCTCCGAGGTACCAAGACATTTCAGTCAATAAAATTCCTATAATTCAAACTGATTCTGTTTTAGTCAAATTAATCGCCGGAGAATTGGACGGAAAAAAAGGGCCTGTAGAGGACACAATCATAAAGCCGGTTTATTTAGACGTATTGATTTCGCCTAACGCAAGTTGGGAATATTTGCACAAAGAAGATGTCACAATGTTCCTGTATTTGTTTCATGGAGAAATGTATATTGGCGAATCAAAAAAAGAAAAAATTGTAGAGGGAGAAATTGTTCTACTGTCTTCGGGAGAAATTCTAAAAATTTCGACCTCAGACAATGGAGCAAGGTTTGTATTGATTGCAGGCAAACCTGTTAAAGAGTCGATTGCTTGGAGAGGACCGATTGTAATGAATACAGAAGAAGAATTACTGAACGCATACATTGAATTGGAAGAGGGCAGATTTATTCAAACCTGAATAAAATCTACACTCCTTTTACCCGACCTGCGGAAATAATATTTCTTAATGATTTTAGATTGTCTAAAATTTCCTGAAGTTGATCGTTGTGCTCTATTTGAATTTGAAACTTAGCCGACAAAGTGCCTCCCTGTAAGGAAGAAGCGCCTGCTTCTATAATATTAGTCTCAGTTCTTGTAATGCACTCTACCATCTCCAAATAAATTCCTTGTCTGTCATAAGCACGAACTTCGATCCAAACAGGGATAGGATCGCTGACCCCACCCCAACGCACAGCAACCATTCGGACTTTTTCAGATTGCTTTTTAGCTACCTCGCAACTACTCTTATGAACACTAACTCCCCTGCCTCTTGTAATAAACCCAATAATCTCGTCTCCGGGAAGTGGGGAGCAACACCCCGAAAGACGCACCATTATGTCTTTGATTCCTGCGACAATAATAGTGATTTCTTTTTGATTCTTTTTTTTCTCTGCTTTTTGTTTCTTTAATAAATCTAAATCTACTTTCGTTATACTACTTTGAACAATTTCATTTCCTTTAGAGATAGATGCATCCTCTTGAAGTTTTCTGAAATACTGTCTAAGTTTCTGTCTTGCAGAAGAAGTTTTTACGATTCTAAGCCAAATAGGAGAAGGTTTATTTTTTTTATCAGTTATGATTTCGATTTGATCACCCGATTTTAGTTCAGTGCGAATCGGAACCATCCTCCCATTTATCTTTGCTCCTTTTGTATATAAACCTATGTCTGTGTGAATTCTAAATGCAAAATCTAAAATTGTAGAGCCTTTTGGAAGCTCGATGATTTCTCCTTTAGGTGTAAAAACAAATACTTCGTCTTCGTGCAAATCAAACGTAAGCTCTTCCAAAAATTCTGAAGGATCTAAAGTAGAGTCCTGCCATACTTTCAATCTTTCGATCCACTTTGGAGTAATTGTTGATTCAGAAGAATTTCCCTCTTTGTAGGACCAGTGTGCGGCAATCCCATACTCTGCGGTTTGATTCATATCATTTGTACGAATCTGCACTTCCATAGGAACTCCATCCGGTCCAATTACTGTAGTGTGCAACGACTGGTATAAATTTGTTTTAGGTGTTGCAATATAGTCCTTGAACCTACCTGGAACAGGTGCCCATAAAGTATGCACAATTCCGAGCACTCCATAGCAATCCTTCATCTCTTCTGCAATTATACGAATTCCTCTCAAATCGAAGATTTCACTAAAACCTTTTTCTTTTGTTTTCATTTTTCGATAAATCGAATAAAAATGTTTTGCCCTTCCCTCTACTGATGCTTGAATATTAATCTCAGAAAGTCTCTGCTTCAAAATAATTTTAATTTTTTCTATATATTCATTTCTTTCTGATTTTTTAGAAGCAATCCTCTTTTTAATTTCTTGGTATTCGTTTGGATGTAAAATTTGAAAAGACAAATCTTCCAATTCTGATTTGATTTTGTAGATACCTAGTCTCCCGGCAATTGGTGCATACAAAGACAAAGTTTCATTTGCAATTCTATTTCTTTTTTCAAGAGGTTGAAATTTTAGTGTCCTCATATTATGAGTCTTGTCGGCTAATTTAATTAAAATTACACGAATGTCGCGTATCGTTGCCAAAACCATTTTACGAATATTTTCTGCGGCTACATTTTCTTTGGTTTGATTTTTTATTTCAGAAATTTTTGTTACACCTTCTACTAATTCACAAATCTCCTGTCCAAACTCTGCTTGAATCCTCTCCTTGGTGTAGTAAGTATCTTCTACAATATCGTGCAATAACCCGGCAGCAACTACAACATAGTCCAACCCCATCTCTGCAAGAATATAGCCTACACTTAAAGGATGAATAATATAAGGCTCACCGGAAAGTCTTGACTGTCCTTCGTGGGCTTTTTTAGCGCAATTGTACGCCTTTTGTACAACTTGCAAAGCCTCTTTTCCAAACCGATCGTCAATGATTTTAAATAAAGAATCTTGCGAAACTGATTTTTCAGCCGCCATTAGATCCTCTCAACTTCAAGACTCAGGTCAAGAAATTTAGTAGTATGAGTGAGATACCCCATACTCACCCCGATGCCCTCAAACTGGGAAAGTGCTTCTAATTTTTCAGGAGTAATCCCACCCGAGCACTCTATGAGTAGAGTAGAATCTAAAGTTTTGATTTTTTTTATTGCTACAATCGTATCTTCTATAGTAAAATTATCTAATAGAATAATTTCTGCCTTGGAACGAACTACCTCTTCAATCTGAGAAATACTGTCCACTTCAACTTCAATCTTCTTATCCGGGAATTTATTCCTGATTTTACTTACAGCTTCTTCAATCGAGCCGGCCATTGCAACGTGGTTGTCCTTGATCATTGCCATGTCCGACAAATCCAATCTGTGATTTGCACCACCTCCTGTATATACAGCATACTTGGCGAGTTTTCTATACCCCGGTAAAGTTTTTCTTGTGTCAAATATCATCAGCTTTTGATTGTATCGCTTTACTAAAGAATTTGTTTGTGTAGATATTCCAGACAAATACTGGATGAAATTCAACAGA from Leptospiraceae bacterium encodes:
- a CDS encoding adenylosuccinate lyase, translating into MIDRYSNPEIAQIWELENKFKIWTEIEILACEARFNKGEIPEKDFFDIKSKAKFNVAEILELEEKLQHDVIAFLTNLGSYIGDASRHVHYGLTSSDIGDTALCIQMVQAVDIIIDRVNTLIDTTAEKAKEYRDLPCIGRSHGIHAEPMTLGLKFALFYSEMKRNLERLKTAKNEIAVGKFSGAVGTYSNIDPEIEKYICDKLGLEVDPITTQVITRDRHANYMSAIAITASSLDRMATEIRLLQKTEGREVEEPFAKGQKGSSAMPHKRNPVVCERISGIARVIRSNVNVSFQNMPLWHERDISHSSAERIILPDSTIALEYILVKMNHVLKNLHVYPDATKRTLDVTRGLIFSQKAMLYLIEKGNLSREKAYEKIQSHAMAVWGDSKENLRDRLSKDSEISSILNSTALDKIFDIKPYLERVEFIFARLGL
- a CDS encoding DMT family transporter, translating into MSSSFLFSVMGLLAKFRGKEVSSWDNVFYRSFFAVVVLTPLFIYDKFIAKKISEKGGKKFFLISRGLSGTFSLFLFFYLIQNHSLGLAVISVQTSPIYLTLFEILKKSEKPDLKTILSIVVGFIGILFTFQISAEHFFDFGIAGILCGISTAYSYNSLREMRGIYNPRTIVLSFCILGSAVPFVLKFFQLGSWYSKLGSPSISLPRSETDFVLILSIGLFAMLGQIFLTKGYVYLPASEASALGYSYVVFALVLEFFFGNHVPNKFQILGTILIVLSGIIIAIKRRNTKKILSEN
- a CDS encoding ABC-F family ATP-binding cassette domain-containing protein, coding for MNLLSINKISKKSGETELFRELTFGLNEGEKVGIIGVNGSGKSTFLRMILGVEEVDNGEIFRNRNLSISYLEQNPTFNPEDSILGHIYKGKSQALGLVKQYMEICERMEVDSSEALEKEMHKIMEKMDSHNAWQYENRITSILQELGIKGLNRKMSELSGGMLKKVELVQTLIDDSNLLILDEPTNHLDIETILWLESFLIKTDKALLIVTHDRYFLDLVVDKIFEISIPDSILFEGNYDYYLEKKVEIEDANLRKEAKRISFLRVELEWLKRQPKARGTKQKARTDKIISAMNTERFSVQENYSFQVDPKKVGKKILEVSNISKSFDGNKLINSFSYTFKHYEKLGIIGPNGVGKSTFLNILSGRVHSDFGSVSLGVNTHIGYFDQTSIELPLYMRVLEYIQKNVGEYISLENGEKLSASKLLERFQFSSKLQSSLIEKLSGGEKRRLYLVQILMHNPNFLILDEPTNDFDIRTLSILEEFLMGFSGCVVTVSHDRYFMDRVADHLLVFDGQGGIHTFTGTYSEYLAQKKSNNQEKSKPSNENGYSFGKEGIKKKNLAKTQKEIQNVESEIEKLENQKKIIHEDMAKHRTDFLKVKDLNEDLKKLDETLLLKLNRWEELNHSVIQ
- a CDS encoding rhodanese-like domain-containing protein, which produces MSALELKRKLDERDTGGVSFILLDVRNENESEICTIHGTDFLIPVKLLKSRISELTENILLDTEIVVYCKSGVRSITGVEILLETGFKKVSHLEGGILSYIRDVAPDLPEY
- a CDS encoding DUF2804 domain-containing protein, with translation MNQNNHTNQFEEREIKEEVFLCNKNGLLNWDSVGWSRNPLQVSNLSGNWLRKKKWNYWCVVGKDYMFSITLTDLDYSGMVFAYYLNYKTKEFFEDSILISFGLNLKMGERVGDDAVYKSKKCTVEMLPKNGYTELKIDWKDFIGKPLKSELKVHNPKNHETLNVVVPWSDSQFQFTSKHHTLPTEGYFIHGEKKIQFRKDETLGCLDFGRGIWPRSISWNWGGVSGMSDNALIGLNLGAKWTDNTGISENSICLDGKLEKIKEPLQFTYNTKNFMEPWKIQSTIYKNVDLVFTPFYERVAVSNFLIIQSEVHQLFGHYKGRINFQGREYYLENLTGWAEEHFAKW
- a CDS encoding ABC-F family ATP-binding cassette domain-containing protein, whose product is MLQFISISHQYASNILFEDFSWHIKPNQKIALVGPNGAGKTTLFQMAIGKISPDSGEVIRPKNTAISLFQQIPEFDSNRTVLETALEENILYKEYSAKKKQIDSRFETIDLDSKEFEILLHDQSELEDFANSHRLHELEVSAKKILSGLGYKDEFFEKKIGDFSPGFKHRLALAIALLNPHNLLLLDEPTNHLDDASKEWLSEYLKSIRIAFVLVTHDPDFLNRTTNTIVEISKKGVTEFTGTLDEFLEEKNEIHAKLKEQFKKEESYLKKRSEWIERFRSKATKARQVQSAIKKLDKREKVENPEELFWNKKPDYNFRFTPDGKISFRLEDGSFRYSENSKPIFQNASMEVSSGEKIALVGPNGAGKSTLLRALGKKSKLSSGSIYYGPKTSIGYFSQTHGEELNSELNMLESVQKKFPEISEESIRDILGHFAFSDDLVFKKVKSMSGGEQSRLRLALMVLSPSNCLLLDEPTNHLDMVTRDALKRALADFPGSVLIISHDPDFLKGLCSRTFELIGGELKNLNCSFDDYLKFHKEGVYEEPKNYNPKPDKPKSQDKNRIKKIQKEISELEGKISLLEKNKVRLEELLADPGFYKNRSYQTELDNYSEVKKNLNSHSAKWEALSEELENLQEKRP